A genomic window from Flavobacteriales bacterium includes:
- a CDS encoding glutamine synthetase, with the protein MKVKLEYIWLDGYEPTQNMRSKTKVEEHEDFKGTLEEIGNWSFDGSSTKQATGDSSDCMLKPVAIYPDPARDNGWLVMSEVMNADGTPHPSNARATIEDEGDDFWFGFEQEYFIMDAETELPLGFPRGGFPGPQGQYYCSVGGRYTKGRDLVEEHADLCIAAGLNFEGINQEVASGQWEFQLFAKGAKKAGDEIWVARYLLDRLTESYGYYIEYHPKPIKGDWNGSGMHANFSNTLLRTCGSKEIYMAVCEAFRPVRQEHIDVYGAHNEQRLTGQHETASINEFSYGISDRGASIRIPLMTVNKGWKGYLEDRRPASNANPYKVAARIIKTVKSVEKELSPA; encoded by the coding sequence ATGAAGGTAAAACTCGAATACATCTGGCTCGATGGTTATGAGCCAACTCAGAACATGAGGTCTAAGACCAAAGTTGAAGAGCACGAAGATTTCAAAGGAACACTCGAAGAGATCGGAAACTGGTCCTTCGATGGTTCTTCGACCAAGCAGGCTACTGGAGATTCGTCAGACTGCATGCTGAAGCCTGTTGCGATCTATCCGGATCCAGCAAGAGACAACGGTTGGTTGGTGATGAGCGAGGTGATGAATGCCGATGGTACGCCACATCCTTCCAATGCACGCGCTACCATCGAAGATGAAGGCGATGATTTCTGGTTCGGTTTCGAACAGGAATACTTCATCATGGATGCCGAAACAGAATTACCACTGGGTTTCCCACGTGGAGGTTTCCCTGGTCCACAGGGTCAATACTACTGTTCCGTTGGTGGTCGTTACACAAAGGGAAGAGATCTGGTAGAAGAGCATGCCGATCTTTGTATTGCTGCGGGATTGAATTTCGAGGGAATCAATCAAGAGGTGGCTTCTGGACAATGGGAATTCCAATTGTTTGCCAAAGGAGCAAAGAAGGCGGGTGATGAGATATGGGTCGCACGTTATCTGCTTGACCGTTTGACCGAGAGCTATGGTTATTATATCGAATACCATCCAAAGCCTATCAAAGGAGATTGGAACGGTTCAGGTATGCATGCGAACTTCTCCAATACACTGCTTAGAACATGTGGTTCGAAGGAGATCTACATGGCAGTTTGCGAGGCGTTCCGTCCAGTTCGTCAAGAACACATTGACGTTTACGGAGCGCACAACGAACAGCGTTTGACAGGCCAGCACGAAACGGCTTCTATCAACGAGTTCTCTTACGGGATCTCTGACCGAGGAGCTTCCATCCGTATTCCGTTGATGACCGTGAACAAAGGTTGGAAAGGATATTTGGAGGACAGACGTCCTGCATCTAATGCAAACCCATACAAGGTTGCAGCACGAATCATCAAAACGGTTAAGAGTGTTGAAAAAGAACTTTCACCAGCTTAA
- a CDS encoding OmpA family protein: MRITKFLVVAVIAGLFSITASAQTDHFEVANLAFEAQEYYKAIPLLKKAYSKEKDKAKKAEIIYKTAECYRLTNDMKQAETWYRKALKLKYPENSIQLYYADALKANGKFEDAIPEYEKYAELVPDDPRGKTGAEACALAQKWIDNPSRYVVENEVQLNGKQMDFAPSYASKNFKSIYFTSSRSNASGNDIDGWTGQGFTDIFEATIDNKGKWSKPKPLPATINSIYNEGAAVMNNDFNQMIFTRCGVKKKVKMGCELYSSNKNGDSWTEPTLIPFFQKPEGDDSTQVTVGHPALSADGMTLVFASDAEGGKGGRDLWISKFDNEKKRWGKPTNLASVNTPGDEMYPFIHNDGTLYFASNGHIGMGGLDIFMAEAQGDSWGNVTNMRYPINSSGDDFGIIFEKEQEKGYFTSNREDGKGSDDIYSFLLPALKFTLGGTVIDFKTKKPVADATVSIVGTDGSSLETRTDSKGEYKFDLAPATSYVITAGKKDFYLNKTGKTTTVGFEEDKDLVHDFELDPINKVIDLPNIFYDLAKWDLRPESKVALDGLVETLNDNPTIVIELGSHTDTRGSDAANLALSQKRAQSVVDYLIDNGIAEERLVAKGYGETTPKVLENAVGSFEKGSVINDAFIAKQPTTELKEEAHQLNRRTEFKVLRTDYVPKGN; the protein is encoded by the coding sequence ATGAGAATAACCAAGTTCTTAGTAGTAGCCGTAATTGCAGGATTGTTTTCAATCACCGCAAGCGCTCAGACCGATCATTTTGAAGTAGCAAATCTTGCCTTCGAAGCGCAGGAGTACTACAAGGCAATTCCGCTCTTGAAAAAAGCCTACTCAAAAGAGAAGGATAAGGCAAAAAAGGCTGAGATCATCTATAAGACTGCCGAATGCTACCGTCTTACAAATGATATGAAGCAGGCCGAAACGTGGTATAGAAAAGCGTTGAAACTGAAGTATCCTGAGAATAGCATACAACTTTACTATGCAGATGCTTTGAAGGCCAATGGCAAGTTCGAAGACGCCATTCCGGAGTACGAGAAGTATGCTGAGTTGGTGCCAGATGATCCACGCGGAAAAACAGGTGCAGAGGCTTGTGCGCTGGCTCAAAAATGGATTGACAATCCTTCTCGTTATGTTGTTGAAAATGAGGTGCAGTTGAACGGCAAGCAGATGGATTTTGCACCTTCTTATGCGTCCAAAAATTTCAAATCGATCTACTTCACATCTTCAAGAAGCAATGCGTCAGGCAATGATATTGATGGATGGACAGGTCAGGGCTTTACTGATATTTTTGAAGCTACCATTGATAATAAAGGAAAGTGGAGCAAGCCGAAGCCGCTTCCAGCTACCATCAACAGCATTTACAATGAAGGTGCTGCTGTAATGAACAACGACTTCAACCAGATGATTTTTACCCGTTGTGGTGTGAAGAAGAAAGTGAAAATGGGCTGTGAGCTTTACTCTTCCAATAAGAATGGGGATAGCTGGACAGAGCCAACGTTGATCCCTTTCTTCCAAAAACCAGAAGGAGACGACAGTACACAGGTTACTGTTGGTCACCCAGCACTGTCTGCTGATGGAATGACATTGGTGTTTGCTTCTGATGCTGAAGGTGGTAAAGGAGGAAGAGACCTTTGGATCTCTAAGTTCGATAACGAGAAAAAACGTTGGGGAAAACCAACAAACTTGGCTTCTGTGAACACACCAGGGGATGAGATGTATCCGTTCATTCATAACGATGGAACGCTTTACTTCGCTTCAAATGGTCACATCGGTATGGGCGGACTTGACATCTTCATGGCAGAAGCGCAAGGAGATTCTTGGGGCAACGTGACCAACATGCGTTACCCGATCAACTCTTCAGGTGATGATTTTGGTATCATCTTCGAGAAGGAGCAGGAGAAAGGTTACTTCACTTCAAACCGTGAGGACGGAAAAGGAAGCGATGACATCTATTCGTTCCTGTTACCAGCCTTGAAGTTCACTTTGGGTGGTACGGTTATCGACTTCAAAACCAAGAAGCCAGTTGCCGATGCGACCGTATCGATCGTAGGAACGGATGGTTCTTCGCTTGAAACAAGAACAGATTCTAAAGGTGAGTATAAGTTCGATCTTGCTCCAGCAACATCTTACGTGATCACCGCTGGTAAGAAAGATTTCTACCTGAACAAAACGGGTAAGACCACAACTGTTGGTTTTGAAGAGGATAAGGATCTTGTACACGACTTTGAGTTGGATCCGATCAACAAGGTTATCGACCTGCCAAACATCTTCTACGATTTGGCCAAGTGGGATCTTCGTCCTGAGTCTAAAGTGGCATTGGACGGACTTGTTGAAACACTTAACGACAACCCAACTATTGTGATTGAGCTTGGTTCTCACACGGATACGCGAGGTAGTGATGCAGCTAACTTGGCGCTTTCACAAAAACGTGCGCAGTCGGTTGTTGATTATTTGATTGACAATGGAATTGCAGAAGAGCGTTTGGTTGCCAAAGGTTATGGAGAGACAACGCCTAAAGTGTTGGAGAACGCAGTTGGTTCTTTCGAGAAAGGAAGCGTTATCAACGATGCGTTCATTGCGAAGCAACCAACAACTGAATTGAAAGAAGAGGCTCACCAGTTGAATCGTAGAACGGAGTTCAAAGTATTGAGAACAGACTACGTTCCTAAAGGAAACTAA
- the tatA gene encoding twin-arginine translocase TatA/TatE family subunit, giving the protein MNATLLFLNLGGGEIIVVLLVVLLFFGSNKIPELARGLGRGIREFKDATSGVQREIEESMREVPKKPTPKITPNPEAKPREE; this is encoded by the coding sequence ATGAATGCGACATTATTGTTTTTGAATTTGGGCGGAGGCGAGATCATCGTTGTCCTGCTGGTGGTGTTGCTGTTCTTCGGTTCGAACAAAATTCCAGAGTTGGCGCGCGGACTTGGCCGTGGCATCCGAGAATTCAAGGATGCTACAAGCGGGGTGCAACGCGAGATCGAGGAGAGTATGCGCGAAGTTCCGAAGAAACCCACTCCGAAGATCACTCCAAATCCTGAGGCAAAGCCACGGGAAGAGTGA
- a CDS encoding protein translocase subunit SecDF: MQNKGAIKVFAILLGLVCIYQLSFTVATRVAESNYDEMYATDPKEADKYLEDFRYNILVKEYTYMECKERELNLGLDLKGGMNVTLEISLQDMIRSLSNNSTDSTFNKAIKQATELLPTSNLDFVTLFGQEFEKIDPNARLASPAIFGYTLKDRITGDATNEEVLQVIRAEKEAAIEQAFEVLRTRIDKFGVTQPNIQRLEGSDRILVELPGVKEPERVRKLLQGTAKLEFWETYDNSEVINYLAEANQVLRDIQAGESKVDTLEKAGEEEPAVEPTATEETEKDSSSNALTELFGDQDSTGANLQSDKLEDVEKNSPLFAVLSPAVSQNGPMAGPVVGYAAIKDTAKVNEYLAMDRIRAIFPRDLKFLWTVKPVDPQDPKQVHQLVAIKVTSRDGEPPLDGAGIADARGDFGQFGASPEVSMTMTPDGANIWKKLTGANIGRSIAIVLDDYVYSFPTVQGEIGGGRSSITGNFTIKEAEDLATVLKAGKLPAPARIVEEAVVGPTLGQESITSGMISFVGAILLVLIFMIIYYGTAGWAADLALIANVFFVFGVLASLGAVLTLPGIAGIVLTIGISIDSNVLIFERVREELHRGTGMRLAIKQGYDAAYSAIIDANVTSLLTGIILYVFGSGPIQGFATTLIIGIFCSLFASIFITRLIFEGRLEAKKAISVATSFSKNAFSNLNFDFAGKRKIAYLFSGAVIIAGIASMTIRGFNYGVDFLGGRSYLVEFQDAVNTEDLTKSLEGAFGGMAPTVKTFGADNRVKVITAYRIDDSGENVDDEVENALKTGLATMSNPGEILSSQKVGPTIATDIKRSALLSIIFALLVIFLYILIRFKKWQYSLGAVIALAHDVLFVLSLFSLFYGIAWFSMEIDQAFIAAILTVVGYSINDTVVVFDRIREFQGEHQARKVPLAVTVNNALNTTLSRTTITALTTFIVLLVLFLAGGETIKGFSFALLAGVVVGTYSSIFIATPVLLEFIKDEPVGDKKKK; the protein is encoded by the coding sequence ATGCAGAACAAAGGCGCTATTAAGGTTTTCGCCATCTTGCTCGGACTGGTTTGTATCTACCAGCTTTCATTTACGGTTGCCACGCGTGTTGCCGAATCCAATTACGATGAGATGTATGCCACCGATCCAAAGGAGGCCGACAAGTACTTGGAGGATTTCCGCTACAACATTTTGGTGAAGGAATACACCTACATGGAATGTAAGGAGCGTGAGTTGAACTTGGGTCTCGACCTGAAAGGTGGTATGAACGTAACCTTGGAGATCTCGCTTCAGGACATGATCCGTTCGCTGTCAAACAACAGCACCGATTCAACGTTCAATAAGGCCATCAAGCAGGCAACGGAACTTCTCCCGACCAGCAACTTGGATTTCGTAACGCTTTTCGGCCAGGAGTTCGAGAAGATCGATCCGAATGCCCGTTTGGCTTCCCCTGCCATTTTCGGTTACACCTTAAAAGACAGAATTACAGGCGATGCGACCAACGAGGAAGTGTTGCAGGTGATCCGTGCTGAGAAAGAAGCGGCCATTGAGCAGGCTTTCGAAGTGCTTCGTACGCGTATCGATAAGTTCGGGGTTACGCAGCCGAACATCCAACGATTGGAAGGCAGCGACCGCATTCTGGTTGAACTTCCAGGTGTGAAGGAGCCTGAGCGTGTGAGAAAACTGTTGCAAGGAACGGCCAAATTGGAGTTCTGGGAAACGTATGACAACTCAGAAGTGATCAACTACCTCGCAGAAGCCAATCAGGTGCTTCGCGATATTCAGGCAGGTGAATCGAAGGTAGATACCCTTGAAAAAGCAGGCGAGGAAGAACCAGCTGTTGAACCAACTGCAACTGAAGAAACTGAAAAGGATTCGTCCTCCAATGCGCTTACGGAACTCTTCGGAGATCAGGATTCTACAGGCGCTAACCTTCAAAGTGACAAATTGGAGGATGTAGAGAAGAATAGTCCATTGTTTGCTGTTCTGTCACCAGCGGTTTCACAGAACGGACCAATGGCAGGACCTGTTGTCGGTTATGCTGCCATTAAGGACACGGCCAAGGTAAATGAGTACTTGGCCATGGACCGTATCCGCGCCATTTTTCCTCGCGACCTCAAATTCCTTTGGACGGTGAAGCCTGTTGATCCACAAGATCCAAAGCAGGTTCATCAGTTGGTTGCCATCAAGGTGACAAGCCGGGATGGCGAGCCTCCATTGGATGGTGCAGGCATTGCTGATGCACGAGGCGATTTCGGTCAGTTCGGTGCTTCGCCAGAGGTTTCTATGACCATGACACCTGACGGTGCGAACATTTGGAAAAAACTCACAGGAGCCAACATCGGTCGTTCCATTGCCATTGTGCTGGATGATTACGTGTATTCATTCCCAACGGTGCAAGGAGAAATTGGAGGCGGTCGCTCTTCCATTACTGGAAATTTCACCATTAAAGAAGCGGAAGACCTTGCAACGGTACTGAAAGCAGGTAAACTTCCTGCGCCAGCCCGTATTGTGGAAGAAGCGGTTGTTGGTCCAACGTTGGGTCAGGAATCTATCACCAGTGGTATGATCTCGTTTGTGGGCGCGATTCTCTTGGTGTTGATCTTCATGATCATTTACTACGGAACAGCTGGTTGGGCAGCGGATCTTGCGTTGATCGCCAACGTTTTCTTCGTATTCGGTGTGCTTGCATCACTTGGTGCGGTACTTACACTTCCTGGTATTGCTGGTATCGTTCTTACCATCGGTATCTCTATCGACTCTAACGTGCTGATCTTTGAACGTGTGCGTGAGGAGTTGCATCGTGGAACAGGTATGCGTTTGGCCATCAAACAAGGGTATGATGCAGCGTATTCTGCCATCATCGATGCCAACGTCACATCCTTGCTTACAGGTATCATTCTGTACGTGTTCGGTAGCGGCCCGATCCAAGGTTTCGCAACTACGTTGATCATCGGTATCTTTTGTTCGCTGTTCGCTTCTATCTTCATTACACGTCTGATTTTCGAAGGCCGATTGGAAGCCAAGAAGGCCATTTCAGTGGCTACAAGTTTCTCTAAGAACGCATTCAGCAATCTGAACTTCGATTTTGCTGGAAAGAGAAAGATCGCCTACCTGTTCTCAGGGGCTGTGATCATTGCTGGTATTGCTTCGATGACGATACGCGGTTTCAACTATGGAGTCGATTTCTTGGGAGGTCGTTCCTACTTGGTTGAATTCCAAGATGCGGTGAACACGGAGGATCTGACAAAGTCGTTGGAAGGTGCTTTCGGAGGGATGGCTCCAACCGTCAAAACATTCGGGGCTGATAACCGCGTGAAAGTGATCACTGCCTACCGAATTGATGATAGCGGTGAAAATGTGGATGATGAGGTGGAAAATGCCTTGAAAACAGGCCTTGCTACCATGTCAAACCCTGGTGAGATCTTGAGTTCTCAGAAGGTCGGACCGACCATTGCAACGGATATCAAACGCTCGGCTTTGCTGTCCATCATTTTCGCATTGCTGGTCATCTTCCTTTACATTTTGATCCGATTCAAGAAGTGGCAGTACAGTTTGGGTGCGGTCATCGCCTTGGCGCATGACGTTCTCTTCGTACTCTCTCTGTTCTCTCTGTTCTACGGAATTGCGTGGTTCAGCATGGAGATCGATCAGGCGTTCATCGCGGCCATTCTAACCGTTGTGGGTTACTCCATTAACGATACCGTGGTTGTATTCGACCGTATCCGTGAGTTTCAGGGTGAGCATCAGGCACGTAAAGTTCCGCTTGCCGTGACGGTGAACAATGCCTTGAACACCACGTTGAGCCGAACCACCATTACCGCGCTTACAACATTCATCGTACTGTTGGTGTTGTTCTTGGCGGGTGGCGAAACCATTAAAGGATTCTCCTTCGCACTTCTCGCAGGTGTGGTCGTGGGAACCTATTCATCCATCTTCATTGCAACGCCAGTATTGCTGGAGTTCATAAAAGATGAACCCGTGGGTGACAAGAAAAAGAAATAA
- a CDS encoding glutamine synthetase type III encodes MAKQRFQALQEVDRRKPLAVELPSEKVSNYFASKVFTWKQMREYLSAEVYATLRNCVDKGGQIDRTTADQVASSMKSWALQLGATHYTHWFQPLTGSTAEKHDAFFEPLADGFSMESFGGDKLVQQEPDASSFPSGGIRNTFEARGYTAWDPSSPAFVIGRTLCIPTVFVAYTGESLDHKAPLLRSVHFLDRAATTVVQEYFDRNVSRVICTLGCEQEYFLVDRALFNARPDLALTGRTLFGHSSAKDQQLEDHYFGSINDRVTAYMRDFETEALKLGIPVKTRHNEVGPGQFECAPVYEEVSLAVDHNQLLMDIMEKVAFRHDFRVLFHEKPFAGINGSGKHNNWALATDTGKNLLSPGKTPKKNIQFLTFFITTIRAVCEHADLLRASIASASNDHRLGANEAPPAIVSVFIGSFLTQVLDDIEEWVKKGKQLSPDEKTELKLNVIKIPEILLDNTDRNRTSPFAFTGNKFEFRAVGSSANCSTAMMVLNTIVADQLVKFHEEVQGLVVKGMKKDDAIFQVLRKYIAESKKIRFEGNGYGEEWVKEAEKRGLSNVKTTPEALDFIMTSQSKDLFSKNEILSERELEARYEIDLERYTKKIQIESRVMGDLAINHIIPTAVEYQNLLITNVTGLKQVLSAKEFDLLASEQMSLIREISERMTALRKLVGEMTEERKQANRQSSARKQADDYCVKVLPYFERIRREVDKLELIISDEYWPLPKYRELLFNR; translated from the coding sequence ATGGCAAAACAGCGATTTCAGGCATTGCAGGAAGTGGACAGAAGAAAGCCGCTTGCGGTAGAGCTTCCAAGCGAAAAAGTTTCCAACTACTTTGCATCCAAGGTTTTTACGTGGAAGCAGATGCGCGAGTATCTTTCGGCAGAGGTTTACGCAACGCTTCGCAACTGCGTAGACAAAGGTGGTCAGATTGATCGAACCACGGCCGATCAGGTAGCCTCGTCCATGAAGAGTTGGGCGCTTCAATTGGGTGCCACGCATTACACGCATTGGTTCCAGCCGCTCACAGGTTCAACAGCCGAAAAGCACGATGCATTCTTTGAGCCGCTGGCGGATGGCTTTTCGATGGAATCGTTCGGAGGAGATAAATTGGTTCAGCAAGAGCCCGATGCTTCCAGTTTTCCGAGTGGCGGCATCAGAAATACGTTTGAAGCGCGCGGTTACACCGCTTGGGATCCTTCGTCACCCGCGTTTGTCATTGGAAGAACGCTTTGCATTCCAACGGTTTTTGTGGCCTACACGGGCGAGTCGCTCGACCATAAAGCACCGCTGTTGCGTTCGGTGCATTTTCTGGACCGTGCCGCCACAACCGTGGTTCAGGAATATTTCGACAGAAACGTTTCCCGTGTCATCTGCACGCTTGGCTGCGAGCAGGAATATTTCTTGGTGGATCGGGCGCTATTCAACGCGCGTCCCGATCTTGCGCTTACAGGAAGAACCCTTTTCGGACATTCCTCAGCCAAGGACCAACAGTTGGAAGACCATTATTTCGGCTCTATCAATGATCGGGTCACCGCTTACATGCGCGATTTCGAAACGGAAGCGCTGAAACTCGGCATTCCTGTAAAAACGCGCCACAACGAGGTCGGTCCGGGACAGTTTGAATGTGCGCCAGTTTATGAAGAGGTCAGCTTGGCGGTGGATCACAATCAACTGCTCATGGACATTATGGAGAAAGTGGCCTTCCGCCACGATTTCCGAGTGCTTTTCCACGAAAAACCCTTTGCAGGAATCAACGGTTCGGGCAAGCACAACAATTGGGCGTTGGCAACCGATACGGGGAAAAATCTGCTCAGCCCAGGAAAAACGCCCAAGAAGAACATTCAGTTTCTGACGTTTTTTATCACAACCATTAGAGCGGTCTGTGAACACGCGGATCTGCTTCGCGCCAGCATTGCAAGTGCCAGCAACGACCACCGTTTGGGAGCCAATGAAGCACCTCCGGCCATTGTTTCGGTATTTATCGGTTCATTTCTTACTCAGGTTTTAGATGATATTGAAGAATGGGTGAAGAAAGGCAAACAGCTTTCGCCTGATGAGAAAACGGAGTTGAAATTGAACGTGATCAAGATTCCAGAGATCCTTCTCGACAACACCGACCGTAACCGAACATCACCATTCGCTTTCACAGGCAACAAGTTCGAATTCCGTGCAGTGGGTTCATCAGCCAACTGCTCAACTGCCATGATGGTTCTGAATACGATTGTTGCCGATCAGCTGGTCAAATTCCATGAGGAGGTTCAAGGACTTGTAGTCAAAGGCATGAAGAAGGATGACGCCATCTTTCAAGTGCTGCGTAAGTACATTGCCGAATCGAAGAAGATTCGTTTTGAAGGAAACGGGTATGGAGAAGAATGGGTGAAAGAGGCGGAAAAACGCGGACTTTCAAACGTGAAAACCACGCCAGAGGCGCTCGATTTCATCATGACATCCCAATCGAAGGATCTTTTTTCAAAGAATGAGATTCTGAGCGAACGGGAACTGGAAGCGCGCTATGAGATCGATCTGGAGCGATATACTAAGAAGATACAGATAGAATCGCGCGTGATGGGCGATCTGGCCATCAATCATATCATTCCAACGGCAGTTGAATATCAGAATCTGCTTATTACCAATGTTACTGGATTGAAGCAGGTTCTGAGCGCCAAGGAATTCGATCTGCTTGCAAGCGAACAGATGAGTTTGATCCGTGAGATCTCGGAACGAATGACAGCTTTACGAAAGCTGGTAGGCGAAATGACTGAAGAACGGAAACAGGCCAACAGGCAGTCAAGTGCGCGCAAACAGGCTGACGATTATTGCGTTAAGGTGCTTCCTTACTTCGAAAGGATCAGACGGGAAGTTGATAAATTGGAGCTTATCATCTCGGATGAGTATTGGCCGCTACCCAAGTACAGAGAGCTCCTTTTTAACCGATAA
- a CDS encoding phosphoribosylformylglycinamidine cyclo-ligase: MSAGERYKQRGVSADKEDVHNAIKHVDKGLFPRAFCKIVPDTLSNSEDHCVIMHADGAGTKSSLAYMYWKETGDLSVWKGIAQDAIVMNTDDLLCVGAVDNILLSSTIGRNKFLVPGEVVSAIINGTEEVLQMLRDNGVDIRSTGGETADVGDLVRTLIVDSTVTCRMKRSDVIDNANIRPGDVIVGLASYGQATYENAYNGGMGSNGLTAARHDVFSNILKTKYPESFDGSMDSNLVYQGKYGLTDAVDGVPLDAGKLVLSPTRTYAPIIKQILDEYRSQVHGMVHCSGGAQTKILHFIDSGHVIKDNLLPVPPLFRIIQEESGTSWDEMYKVFNMGHRMELYVPEEIAADIISISKSFNVDAQIVGRVEEGAKKLTIRSEFGEFIYS, from the coding sequence ATGAGTGCAGGAGAGAGATATAAGCAACGGGGCGTTTCGGCCGATAAGGAAGATGTGCACAACGCCATCAAACACGTAGATAAAGGGCTTTTTCCGAGAGCGTTCTGTAAGATCGTTCCTGATACACTTTCCAATTCGGAAGATCATTGCGTGATCATGCATGCCGATGGTGCGGGAACGAAGAGTTCGCTGGCCTATATGTACTGGAAGGAGACAGGGGATCTTTCTGTATGGAAAGGTATTGCGCAAGATGCCATTGTAATGAACACAGACGATCTGCTATGTGTGGGAGCGGTTGATAATATTCTGCTTTCCTCAACCATTGGTCGGAATAAATTTTTGGTTCCAGGCGAGGTGGTTTCAGCCATTATCAATGGAACAGAGGAGGTGCTTCAGATGCTTCGCGACAATGGTGTGGACATTCGCTCCACGGGAGGAGAAACGGCTGATGTTGGTGATCTGGTCAGAACGTTGATCGTGGATTCAACGGTTACCTGTAGAATGAAGCGTTCGGATGTGATCGACAATGCCAATATCAGACCTGGAGATGTTATTGTCGGGTTGGCATCTTACGGACAGGCCACGTACGAAAACGCGTACAACGGAGGCATGGGAAGTAACGGTCTTACCGCTGCCCGTCATGATGTGTTCAGCAATATCCTAAAGACCAAATATCCCGAGAGTTTTGATGGTTCGATGGATTCAAATCTGGTGTATCAGGGAAAGTACGGATTGACCGATGCTGTCGATGGAGTTCCGTTGGACGCTGGGAAATTGGTACTGTCGCCAACACGAACTTATGCACCGATCATCAAGCAGATATTGGATGAATATCGGTCGCAGGTTCATGGAATGGTGCATTGCTCTGGAGGTGCGCAGACCAAGATTCTGCACTTCATCGATTCGGGTCACGTCATCAAAGACAATCTATTGCCTGTTCCTCCACTTTTCAGGATCATTCAAGAAGAGTCTGGAACATCTTGGGATGAGATGTACAAGGTTTTCAATATGGGACATCGTATGGAATTGTATGTTCCCGAAGAGATTGCCGCAGACATCATTTCCATCTCAAAAAGTTTCAATGTCGATGCACAGATAGTTGGTAGAGTGGAGGAAGGTGCGAAAAAACTCACGATCCGTTCTGAGTTCGGTGAGTTCATTTACAGCTAA